A stretch of the Meles meles chromosome 19, mMelMel3.1 paternal haplotype, whole genome shotgun sequence genome encodes the following:
- the FCAR gene encoding LOW QUALITY PROTEIN: immunoglobulin alpha Fc receptor (The sequence of the model RefSeq protein was modified relative to this genomic sequence to represent the inferred CDS: inserted 1 base in 1 codon), which translates to MDPRDTILLCLVLCQSQKIWAQEGDFPIPVISATPGSMIPWNESVKILCWGTPESYLYQLEILRNSTFKVVEKKLGFQNEAEFLIKHVNPNTAGHYQCQYRKRDHWSEHSKALELVVTGFYNKPFLTADQGTLVMLGKNISLQCSSTHIAFDRFSLTKEGGAALSQNQTGGRQGDFILGPVNQSFSGNYRCYGWYSGSPYVWSAPSDALRLEVTDIMKQDYTMGNLIRVSVAVLVLVALLAILVENWHSHQTLNKEDRPDFPELSWSKQKCQTXRTFGQTPNSHKVDTYH; encoded by the exons ATGGACCCCAGAGACACCATCCTTCTCTGTCTTG TGCTCTGTCAGAGCCAGAAGATTTGGGCACAGGAAG GGGATTTTCCTATTCCTGTCATATCTGCCACGCCTGGTTCTATGATTCCGTGGAATGAGTCTGTGAAGATCCTGTGTTGGGGGACTCCTGAGTCTTACTTGTACCAATTGGAAATCCTGAGAAACTCCACATTCAAGGTGGTGGAGAAGAAACTGGGATTTCAGAATGAGGCTGAATTCCTCATTAAACACGTGAATCCAAACACTGCAGGGCATTATCAGTGCCAGTACAGGAAACGGGACCACTGGTCAGAACACAGTAAAGCCTTGGAGCTGGTGGTGACAG GCTTCTACAATAAACCCTTCCTCACTGCTGACCAGGGTACCTTGGTGATGCTAGGGAAGAATATCTCCCTGCAGTGCAGTTCAACACACATCGCATTTGATAGATTTTCACTGACCAAGGAAGGAGGAGCTGCCCTGTCACAGAACCAAACTGGGGGACGCCAAGGCGACTTCATTCTAGGTCCTGTGAACCAAAGCTTCTCAGGGAACTACAGGTGCTATGGTTGGTACAGTGGAAGCCCTTATGTGTGGTCAGCCCCCAGTGATGCCCTGAGGCTTGAGGTCACAG ATATAATGAAACAAGATTACACAATGGGAAATTTGATCCGAGTGAGTGTGGCAGTGCTGGTCCTTGTGGCTCTCTTGGCCATACTGGTTGAAAATTGGCACAGCCATCAGACTCTAAACAAGGAAGACAGACCAGATTTTCCTGAGCTGAGCTGGAGTAAACAGAAATGCCAGA TGCGGACCTTTGGACAAACCCCTAACAGCCACAAGGTAGACACGTATCACTGA